GAGGCAGCTGGAAACGCCGTCAATGCCAATCCAGCTCATGCCACTGCCTACGGAAGTGGCAATGGCACCTCCGCCAACGCACTTGATAGCCCGCTGGGTGACCTGCTGCTCCATGCCCATGCCCCAGGAAAGGCCGCCTACTGCCCCGGAGATAACCGTGAAGCAAGCAGGAATCGGGCCGGTCATCAGGTCGGTGAACATCTGCACCGGCTTCTGCAAGGGTGTCACCTGAATGTTGGACGCTGAATTGCAGAATCCCACATCAGGCACGGCCACCATCGCTGCCATCAGCCCCAATTTGAACATGAAAGCCTTGTTTTCCTTGGCAAAGATGAGTGCCTTAGCAGCCGCAGTGGCTCCCTTCTTCTTGACTTTTTTGATAGAATCCATGTACATGTTGAACTTACCTCCTTTTCTATCCAAGCATAATTTTACGAGAGAATTTGCCCCGCAAACTCTACGATGTTTTACTCAGCCGATTTTCTCGATGTCATAATCCCCGGTCTGTTTGTTGTAACCATTCACCAGAATGATGTCCTCAATCAACCGCTTGGTGACCTTCTTCCGCAGATAGACCACCACATCCACGGCTCTGCCCACCGTTTCCTTCTGGGGGGTCATAGAGACACGGGAGGTCAGTTCTTCTAAGCGGGATAGGGTGTCATAGGCCGATTCGCTATGCACCGTACAGCAGCCACCCCGGTGGCCTGTTGACCATGCCTCCAGCAGGGTCATGGCCTCCTTGGAACGTACCTCCCCTACCACAATCCTGTTGGGAGACTTGCGGAGGGTGATTCTAAGCAGCATATCCATATCCATGTTTGGTGGAGCGGTCTGCAGCTTCACATGATTGGGTGCCTTACAGCGAAGTTCCGAGGTGTCCTCGATAATCACTATCCGCTCATTCATCTGGGAAATCTCAGCCAGGATGGCATTCAGGAGGGTGGTTTTACCTGAAGCCGTGCCCCCGGCAGCAATGATGTTCTTATGCTCCCGGATGGCCGTCATGATGGTCTGCCGCTGCACTTCCGTCATGGTGCCCTGTGCCACATAATCATCCAACGTGAAGAGCTTCTTGCCGAATTTGCGAATATTGAAAGACGGGGCTTTCACAATCGGTGGCAGCTCGCCCTGAAAACGGCAGGAGCTAAAGAGCCGGGACGCAGGAATCTCTGCCTCTAACTCCGGGAAATCTGCCGGGACTACCCGGCCAGCCAGCGAACCCACATTGTAAATAAGTTGCTTGGCTATATTGGCACTCATGTTGATGGGGCTTTCCACCAGGCCCCGGTCATGGGTATCTATCCAGATGTGACCGTCAGGGTTGAGCATGATTTCCGTAATCGTCTCATCCTGCATATAGGCCATCAGCTGCGGCCCCATGTTAGATTCAAGCATCTGCACATAACGTTCATTGACCAGCTGTGTATTCGCCATCAGCCCACCTTCTTGCTCTGTTGGTATTTCTGCCATTCTTCATCGTCATCCAAGCCATACTCATCATCGTCATCATCCCCTTCATCAGCTGGTGCTTCTACCTTGTCCGCACCTTCTGGCCGTGGCCTTTCTTCAAAAGGTTCTGCTGGCTGTCCAGACCCTTGGGTTCCGCTATGGTCTTCATCTTGCGGTTCTTCAGGTCTGTCAGGCTCGACAATTTCAGTGTTTCCTGCTTCTTTTTCATCTGCTGCCTCCTGTGACATTGGCCTTGGCCGCCTGTGAGGCTGACGGCTCACGCATATAGCCGCCTTGGCAAAGGCCTCAGCCTCCTGCTTTCTCTCTGCTTCCGTAAGCTGGCCTTGCTTCCGCTCTTCCTCCATAGGTTGGGCTGGCTCACTCGGTGCCTGTACCTCTTTTTCTTCCCCAACCTCAGGCTCCACAGGTGCCAGATTTTCAGGAGCCATATCGAGCACTTTATTTTTAGCTTTTTCCTCCTGCTCTCCACCCTCTGGCCGTGCCCCGGCCTCTTTCTGCAAGGATTTTTCGGCTTCCAGACGAGCAAGCTCAACCTTCCGGCGTTTTTCCTCCTGTGACCGGCGTTCCGGCTCATGGATAGCGAAAAGCTGGCTGTAATCCTTGACCTCAGTGCAAGTATCAGAAAAAGGCGGTGCCTTCACCGATACACGCTTCACAAAGTATGGTTCCTCGTAAAAGCGGATCTTGTCGGCAAAGATTGGCCGCTTGCCGGTGACAAAGACCAGTTCCTTCTTCTCGTCCATGCGGGAAGCCTCGTCCGGGGTCATGAGCTTTCTGGCGTTCTCAGATACAGAGGTGTTCTTCTCGAAGAGCTTGCCGGAACTGGATATGCTGCTGGTGGTAATGGTAGCATCCCCCAGCTTGTCCGAGAGCATCCTGGCTGAATCGTTGTCTGCCGGTGTGTAGTAGATCTGCACATGGCAGTTGGCAGCAATGCCGTTCTCCTTGGTATAGAGCTGGTTAAGCTGCCCAATGTTCTGAGCTACAATGCAGATTTTCACGCCGTAACCAGCACAGATAGCCAGCTGGTTTTCTATCTGCTCCATCTTTCGGAGCTGGGGAAATTCGTCCAACATTAACAGCAGTCGCTGCTTCACCACATTGGTAGTGCCCCCCCCTTCACCGAAATCCATATCCCGGACGAGCTTCGACATCATGGTACTGATGAACAGCCTTGTGAGAGGACGCAGCTTCTCTACATCGTTGGGCTGCAACACAAGATAGAGAGAAACCGTCTGCTTGGGGTCTAAGAGGTCACGGACGGTGAAATCCGAAATGGCCGTATTGGCCTTGATAAGTGGGTTCTGGTACAGGTCAAGGCTAGTCTGAGTAGTCTGCATGATGGAAGCCCTTGTTTCCTTGGCACCGTTATACATATTGCTGGCACTTTCAGCCACCTTCGGATGCACCAGCAGGTGATACCACGGAGATTTGGCATCAGCCATGGATATACCCATGTCAATCTCGCTTTTGTCCTTATAGCCCGAGATATCGGGAGCCTCCCAGTTCAGCTTATCTTCCGGCTTGCATTGCTTCTCATACTCCACAATGGCCAGCCGCAAGTCCTCCAAGGTTTTAACCTTGAACCATTCCTCCGTGTCTGGCTGTATTCCCAAGGCCTTTTTATAGGGCTTCAGGTCGGGTATGTACTCCCCGTAGATCTCCTTCAGGGGATTACGCCACTTTTTCTTTAGCTTGCGGACTAGCTTTCCCTCTTCATCCAGCCGGGGCTTGCCATTTTCGTCCATGACATTTTCCCATTCCTCAACCTCCATGAACTCCTTGGGGCTGATATGGGGATATATCTTCATGTTGGCGAAAAGATGGTCGGTGTCCATGTTGGGAGAGGACAAGAAGCTCATAACATCTGAGGGATTGGGCAGGTCTTTGCCCTCCTGATAATGCTTGTACAGAAGGTGCATGATAACCCCCTTAACCAAGGCCACCGCCGAATTTTCCCAGAAGGGATCACCGCCGCTTTTTTCGCCGGTCTTGCACATCATTTCCGCAATGGTGGTCACATCATCCATTTCATCCGTGCTCTGGAAATTGATTTCCGCAAAGGGATTCCACCGTGCCCCGGACCCGTCTTTGCAAAGTGGTTCAAACTTCATGACCTTCTGCTTGTGATGCTTCTTTCGCCAGCCGGAGGTCATGTTCCATAACTCCGCTTTCGGGTCAAAGAAGAAAATGGAGTGTTTCCAGATTATCCCCGTGGGGGTAATGACACCCACACCCTTACCTGAACGAGTAGGAGCCAGCAGCAGGATATGTTCGGGGCCATCGTGGAGCATAATCTGATGGTTATAGGGATTTCTGCCGCACACCACGCCATTTTCCTCGGCGTTGAGCTTGGCTTTTTTGATGTCCTCCGCCGTTGCCCAGGCCGCCGTGCCGTGGGAGGTACGCTGCTGGTATTTCTTGCTGATCATGTAGCCAATGCCGCCTCCTATTAAGCCCCCGAGGTAGAGGTCAAAAAAGTGAGCGTTCATGACCTGGGGTGTAATCTGTGCCATAATCTCGGCGTTTTTCTTCCATGCCACCATGCCAAAGGGCTGATAGATGGCAATGCTGCCGATGTGAAGGCCGCCAAGGTACTCTGCATAATGGCAATCGGCACCCACTTGCTGGGTGCCGTACCATGAGCCGAGCAGGATGCCTATGAGCACAACGCCGATGATGTAGAGCATCACCTTTGTCTGTAGCTGTCTATCTTCCACGCTCACCCCTCCCTCAGATACCAAAGGAAATAGGCTTGGTGACGAAGATATTGAACTGCTGCCCAGGAGCAATGGTGACAGTGTTCTGCTTGTCTGCACCCTTCTTGAAGAGGGTGGAAGCCGTCTGCATCAGGTTCGCCAGTGCCCCCTGCATGGCCAGCTGGCCGCCGGTGTAGGTGTTCTGGGTGGAAACATTGCCGGAAGCGTAGGAGCCGAGAGCAGCCAAGGCTGAAGCAAACATGCCGCCGCCGACTTTGCTGCCGGTATGGTGGTTGACCTTACCATGGAGGCCATTGTAACCATTGCTGTCCAAAGCGACTAGGCTGTCTCCCAGGTTATAGGATCCACCGTTTGCCATGACGAGAGTGGTGAATACCAGACTTACCCTGCCGGTAGTTGCCGCCTCCCCCTGCTCATAGCTGCCCACCAAGGTGCTGCCAGCCGGAATCAGGAGCCTTGTACCTGTGGCACTATCGAAGACATCTGCCTGAACCTCTGCCGTAATCTGTCCCGGGGTGTCCGTGTTGATGCCGGAAAAGAGCATGGCCGGGATAACCGTACCGGCTTGGAGGATCGTGTCACTGGGAGCTGTATAACCCACCTGCACGAGGCCGGAATTCGCCGAACCGCCATTCATCGCCCCTGCCGGAGCAGGTGCTCCAGCTTCAGCCGTGACCATATCTGTGTTATTGCCCCCGCTTCTGCCCAGAGCAAAGTCTATGGCACTTTTGAAGCGGTCTTCCATGGCTTTCTTGGCCTGTTCCGCTTCCCGTTCTTCAGCAGACTGGACAGCAGGAGCAGCATTTGCCTGACTAGGCAAAGCCACGGGAGCGGAATACGGAGCCTGCGGAATAGCCGGTATGGTCATATTCGCCCGGGCTTGTTGAACCTGCTGGGGATTATTTGGATTATCTCCATTCTGCCCATTAACCTCCGCATTGCCGGAATTATTGGGATGGCTACCCGGTTTTCCCATCTGCTGACGTCTGGGATCTAAAAGTTGGTCATAGCTGCCCACTGCATTTTTGTCGTTTTTCATCAGGCCGTCAGGATTGGCAGCCGTTTCCTGTGTCTGCTGGGGCTTTTCTTGTGCCTTGTCATTCTTGTCTGTAATGTTGAAGATAGTAGCCATGCCAACCACCAGAAAACCGCCTACAACAACTGCTGTGACGATTTTGCGGTTTATGCCGAAGACTGTGCCATGGCTTCCACCGTTCATGCTGACCTTGCCAGGGCTTTTGTCTGCCTCGTCCCCATCAAATTCAGTCTCGTCGTCTACATCATCCTCGTTCTTTTTCCCCCATCTACGCTTGAAGAATGTCTGGGCATTACCTAAAAGGTTGTTCATGTTCTTCCCCCTTACTTGCCGTGCCTAATTGTGATGATTTCACTGTCAGAAAGGCGAATCTGGGCCCTGTCAAAGACCTTTTCCACTATGAAGTAGTTGTCCTTGACCTTGTAATTGGTGATTTTCATATCCTTGGTGCCCTTCTCCTTGATGAATAGGGGGTATTTCCTGGCTACCATCTTGTCGAACTTGATGAATGTCTTTTCTCCATCCGAGAAGACCATGGAAGGACGGCTGGAGCTTTCCCCGCCGGACACATGATAGCTGAAATCCAGATTAGCAATATTGGTAGCGGCTACTTGCCCCGTGGTAAGACGGTCTTCCTTTGCCATTTCCATCAGGCCATTTGCCATATTCTCCGCCTCATAAGTCCAAATGACCATGGGGTTATACCAGTTGGAGGTGTTCAGGATAAGCTGGTATGAGTGCTTTTCCGTGGTGACAATAAGGTTGGTGGTGCTGGTTTCCACTACCGGCTTGATGTAAAGGTGAGGGACCCCGTCCACGGTGGAGTTGATCACTGTCCAGCCTACCGTGTCACCGCCTCCCACAAACTTGATATTCTCCCCCTTGTGGAAAGCCAGGTCTGTCAGATAGCCCCGACGGCAGTAGATTTTATAAAGCTGGTTTGGAGCATAGGCAAAAACCATGGTTGAATTGCCCTGTGCATTGATAGCATCCTGCGTGTAGCTGGGAGTGCTGCCATCGCCTCCCGGATAAACCAGATATTTCTCCGTGGCCGCCGTGCCATAGTAGCCGTCTGAGGGATCTTCCATGAATCTTTCCATTTCCTTGTTCTTGTACTGCACATCGTCCAACGCCTCCATGATACGGCTCTGGGCAACAGCAGAACTTTCCATCTGCCTGTGCAGTTCTTTCAGTTCCTCGGTAATCTCCCTGATGGCGGCAGTATTGGCCTCGCCGCTCTTGTCTGCCTCCACGGCTTTAAGCTTACTTTCCAAGGCCGTGAGCTTATCCTGCACTTCCTTCTGGTTTTTCTCTGTCTGCTGTGCCTCTGCATTTACATCAGATGCCTTGGCAGCCTCCACACTCTGCATATAGGGCATGGCAAAGGTGCTGCAAAGGAGTGCCCCGCAGATGATCTTCTTCAGTTTGCTATTCAACATTTTCTATACCTCCATAAATTTCATATGACCGTCTTGGTTGAAATCAACTTTTCTTTTTGCTTTCGCTTCCGCTGTTGACCTGGCTGGCATCATTGGAGAAGTCAAAGCCAGTGATGAACAGCCCCAAGGGATTCACCTGCAGGGCATCCCCCTCCACCGGCAGCATGGTATAGGAGAACACGCCGCTCATGTTCCGGGTCTTCTTGTCCCCAGAGCGGATGCCGTACTCTTCCTCCGTCCACCGCACCTGATAAGATGTCTCAGAATCCGGCACCTTCTGAATTGATACAATGTGAGGCGTTACCGTGCAGTTGCCGAATTTATCATCGAACTTCTCATTCTGCTTCACCATTTCATACTTGTTGGCTGCATTGGTAGTGAGATAGGCCACCGCTTCCCGCTGGTCATTGGTCTGGGCTACAGGGTCGAGAACCACGGAACGGGCGTTCAGGACAAACTTGGTGATGAAATACTTCTTCTCGGCCTCGCCGGGAGTATAATCTGCCCCCGTGAAAGCCCCGGCTTTTTCTACTTCCCCGGTGTTCTTGTCTACCGTCACCACATAGGGAATGACCTGTGTTTTGAGGGACTGAACCACAAGGCCGCCAGCCAACACCAGACAAGCAATCCCCATGAGGATTGTTGCCCTTCGCCAGTTATAGGCCTGTGTCACCGCACTTCCTACTCGTCTGTCCCAGACAGCCGCAGCCTTTTCTGCCGGAGTAGCAGGATTAGAGCCTGCCGACTGGTTATATTTTTCCGGCCTTCTAAACATCTTTTGAATCGACATAAATTCTTGCCTCCTAATCACTTGTCATTTTCTATGCCATGGGCAAACATGATCTCCCCACCACCAAGGAAAGCGATTTTTGCCTCCTTGTTTTCTGCAGGGGCAGGCTCTGCGACCTTAGCCGGAGCACTTGCCACTGCTGGCTGATTTTGTGACGTTGCGCGAGGAATACTAGGCAACGGCAGCACAGGACGGGGCTGGGACGGTGGAGAAACTATCGGGATGGCTGGCAGATTACGGTAATTGCCGCCTTTGTTTCCTGCCTCATTTGTTTGGGAACCAGTCTCCGAAGCCGTTTCCACAAAGGGATTAACTCCCATATCTACACTTGCCTGTTCAACTTGTCCAATTTGAACAAGTTGAATATCATCCGACTTATATTCACTTTGTTCAATTTGGACAAGTGCTTCCTTCTCCCCGTTTGGCTGAGTGCTTCCTGTCAGAAACATCATTGAAAACAACCCCAAAGCCAGTATGCCAATCACGCTGGCACTCTTTCTTTTCTTCTCTGCAAGCCTAAACATACATGTCCCTCACTTTGTATAAATCTCATAGACCACATGAGCCTGAATCTTGCCCTTTTCCATATTCATAGCCAGTCCCTTGATACCCACCAAGGCATCACCAGATCCGAAATTCTTGAGGAAATTCACCATATTGCCCCAATCCCCGCTGACATCCAGCTCACAGAGCCGTCCATTTTCGTCAGCGTGGTCAGCTGACCCCAAAAGATTCAACTGATTCCCCTGTGCGGCAAAGATAATCCTACTCTTGACCTCCTTGGCCTGTTCTGCTGTCACCGGCCTGAGCTTTTCACTGTTGAGCCTGTCGGCTTTTTCCTGCCATTCCTCTATGGTATGGGTCATGACGGCAATCTGGCCGTGCCTCTCTTGCTGGCTGTGAAAGGTATGAATCGTGTAGCCCGTCATGGCAATGAGGGCCACTCCCAGGATACCAATAACGGCTGCAAAGCCTCGCATCTTATCTAAAATCCCTGCCATTTATCTTGCCTCCCCCTTCTGTACGCTGAGAACTGCATTGATGCTGCCATCCGGGTTTCTTTTGGAGCTTGCAATAGCCACGCCGCTGAAACTATCACTAGCCGTGAGATTGTTCATGTATTTCTGCAATGCTTCCTCATTTTTCGCCTGAACAGATACGTTTGCCCAGCTGCCATCTTCTGCCCCGGCCTGCACTGCCAAGGTTTCAAAGCTGACTTCTGCCGGTCTGCCTGTCATCAGAAGCGACAGTGCCTTGAACGCATCTGCATTTTCTCTCTTGGCTCTATCCGTCACCCTCAGTTCCGTCTCCAATTCTGCCATGCTCTCCTTGGCTGCCTCATAATCCACCACAAGGCTTTCTGCCGGTCTTACGCTTGTCATACAAAGACAGGCCACTATTTCAGCGATTATGACCGTGACCATCACTGCCGTCACTATGGCGATGTGGCTCCGTTTGATTCCCAATGCTTCTGCTTCCATTTGCCCCTCCTATACCGCTTTCATCCATCTTTCCAGATTATTGGCCTTGACTGTGCCCAGCACCCAGCCAGTCGCATTGTATAGGCCAAAGTTTTCCTCTTCCACCAACCGGCAGAAACCAGCCAGCTGACGGATAGCCGCAGAAGTCAAGACTTCCGTTTTCTCTAAGTCCACCTGCACCTTCTGGCAGCCTCTTTTCAGACAATCCTTCAGTTCTGCCTCTACCTTGGGGCAGATGGTAAACATATACGCCCCCGGCACCTTTATGACAGCCTTGTCCTTCTGCTTGCTTACAAAACTCAAAGAAGATCCTCCCCCTCTATGATTACGCCGTTCTGCTCCAGCATGAACCTTGGTACTATATCCTTGATTTTCTTCGAAATATGCCCCGGCTTATATGGCCTTGTGGCACAAAGGGTGACACTTTTGCCGGTCACATCTAAATATAGACATTCCACCGCCATGAGCATGGTGAAATAGCCTCGACTTTTTTGGGTTCCTTTGATTATGTCTGCCCATTCCTTTTCCCGCTGGTGCTTATCCCTGGCCATCCTGCCAAGCCTCTGCCGATAAGCCAGCACATCGAACTCCTTTGTATCTGCCGTAATCTTGACGGTAATATCTGATTCAGTAGCCACAAGGTCAATATCTATGGCCACCTCTTCCGGGCTTTTCCGGGCGTACATGGCAGCATTCTGGACTGCTTCCACTATGGCCATGGCAAAGTGACCTTCCCTGTCCCCCAGTGTTTTATCCAAAGTG
The Selenomonas sp. AB3002 DNA segment above includes these coding regions:
- a CDS encoding TrbI/VirB10 family protein, with amino-acid sequence MNNLLGNAQTFFKRRWGKKNEDDVDDETEFDGDEADKSPGKVSMNGGSHGTVFGINRKIVTAVVVGGFLVVGMATIFNITDKNDKAQEKPQQTQETAANPDGLMKNDKNAVGSYDQLLDPRRQQMGKPGSHPNNSGNAEVNGQNGDNPNNPQQVQQARANMTIPAIPQAPYSAPVALPSQANAAPAVQSAEEREAEQAKKAMEDRFKSAIDFALGRSGGNNTDMVTAEAGAPAPAGAMNGGSANSGLVQVGYTAPSDTILQAGTVIPAMLFSGINTDTPGQITAEVQADVFDSATGTRLLIPAGSTLVGSYEQGEAATTGRVSLVFTTLVMANGGSYNLGDSLVALDSNGYNGLHGKVNHHTGSKVGGGMFASALAALGSYASGNVSTQNTYTGGQLAMQGALANLMQTASTLFKKGADKQNTVTIAPGQQFNIFVTKPISFGI
- a CDS encoding VirB8/TrbF family protein; translation: MSIQKMFRRPEKYNQSAGSNPATPAEKAAAVWDRRVGSAVTQAYNWRRATILMGIACLVLAGGLVVQSLKTQVIPYVVTVDKNTGEVEKAGAFTGADYTPGEAEKKYFITKFVLNARSVVLDPVAQTNDQREAVAYLTTNAANKYEMVKQNEKFDDKFGNCTVTPHIVSIQKVPDSETSYQVRWTEEEYGIRSGDKKTRNMSGVFSYTMLPVEGDALQVNPLGLFITGFDFSNDASQVNSGSESKKKS
- a CDS encoding TrbG/VirB9 family P-type conjugative transfer protein, with the protein product MLNSKLKKIICGALLCSTFAMPYMQSVEAAKASDVNAEAQQTEKNQKEVQDKLTALESKLKAVEADKSGEANTAAIREITEELKELHRQMESSAVAQSRIMEALDDVQYKNKEMERFMEDPSDGYYGTAATEKYLVYPGGDGSTPSYTQDAINAQGNSTMVFAYAPNQLYKIYCRRGYLTDLAFHKGENIKFVGGGDTVGWTVINSTVDGVPHLYIKPVVETSTTNLIVTTEKHSYQLILNTSNWYNPMVIWTYEAENMANGLMEMAKEDRLTTGQVAATNIANLDFSYHVSGGESSSRPSMVFSDGEKTFIKFDKMVARKYPLFIKEKGTKDMKITNYKVKDNYFIVEKVFDRAQIRLSDSEIITIRHGK
- the trbB gene encoding P-type conjugative transfer ATPase TrbB → MANTQLVNERYVQMLESNMGPQLMAYMQDETITEIMLNPDGHIWIDTHDRGLVESPINMSANIAKQLIYNVGSLAGRVVPADFPELEAEIPASRLFSSCRFQGELPPIVKAPSFNIRKFGKKLFTLDDYVAQGTMTEVQRQTIMTAIREHKNIIAAGGTASGKTTLLNAILAEISQMNERIVIIEDTSELRCKAPNHVKLQTAPPNMDMDMLLRITLRKSPNRIVVGEVRSKEAMTLLEAWSTGHRGGCCTVHSESAYDTLSRLEELTSRVSMTPQKETVGRAVDVVVYLRKKVTKRLIEDIILVNGYNKQTGDYDIEKIG
- a CDS encoding type IV secretory system conjugative DNA transfer family protein codes for the protein MEDRQLQTKVMLYIIGVVLIGILLGSWYGTQQVGADCHYAEYLGGLHIGSIAIYQPFGMVAWKKNAEIMAQITPQVMNAHFFDLYLGGLIGGGIGYMISKKYQQRTSHGTAAWATAEDIKKAKLNAEENGVVCGRNPYNHQIMLHDGPEHILLLAPTRSGKGVGVITPTGIIWKHSIFFFDPKAELWNMTSGWRKKHHKQKVMKFEPLCKDGSGARWNPFAEINFQSTDEMDDVTTIAEMMCKTGEKSGGDPFWENSAVALVKGVIMHLLYKHYQEGKDLPNPSDVMSFLSSPNMDTDHLFANMKIYPHISPKEFMEVEEWENVMDENGKPRLDEEGKLVRKLKKKWRNPLKEIYGEYIPDLKPYKKALGIQPDTEEWFKVKTLEDLRLAIVEYEKQCKPEDKLNWEAPDISGYKDKSEIDMGISMADAKSPWYHLLVHPKVAESASNMYNGAKETRASIMQTTQTSLDLYQNPLIKANTAISDFTVRDLLDPKQTVSLYLVLQPNDVEKLRPLTRLFISTMMSKLVRDMDFGEGGGTTNVVKQRLLLMLDEFPQLRKMEQIENQLAICAGYGVKICIVAQNIGQLNQLYTKENGIAANCHVQIYYTPADNDSARMLSDKLGDATITTSSISSSGKLFEKNTSVSENARKLMTPDEASRMDEKKELVFVTGKRPIFADKIRFYEEPYFVKRVSVKAPPFSDTCTEVKDYSQLFAIHEPERRSQEEKRRKVELARLEAEKSLQKEAGARPEGGEQEEKAKNKVLDMAPENLAPVEPEVGEEKEVQAPSEPAQPMEEERKQGQLTEAERKQEAEAFAKAAICVSRQPHRRPRPMSQEAADEKEAGNTEIVEPDRPEEPQDEDHSGTQGSGQPAEPFEERPRPEGADKVEAPADEGDDDDDEYGLDDDEEWQKYQQSKKVG